The Niallia alba genome includes a window with the following:
- the mnmE gene encoding tRNA uridine-5-carboxymethylaminomethyl(34) synthesis GTPase MnmE yields the protein MELDTIAAISTPMGEGAIAIVRMSGPESIKIADKLFKSIGNKKLSEVASHTIHYGHIIDPTTDEVVEEVMVSLMRGPKTFTKEDVIEINCHGGIASVNRLLQLTTSHGARIAEPGEFTKRAFLNGRIDLSQAEAVMDLIRAKTDRAMNVALGQMEGRLSKLIRHLRQEILETLAQVEVNIDYPEYDDVEEMTQKVMLEKSIYIKKEIEKLLQTSQQGKILREGLATVIVGRPNVGKSSLLNSLVQENKAIVTDIPGTTRDVIEEYVNVRGVPLRLLDTAGIRETEDIVERIGVEKSRKVLREADLILLVLNYADELTEEDKNIFKATEGMDFIVIVNKTDLSQKIDLEKVKELAGNRKIITTSLVEENGVDQLEEAISSLFFEGSIEASDMTYVSNSRHISLLNQALSAISDAIEGADNGTPIDIVQIDLTRTWEILGEIIGDSIHESLINQLFSQFCLGK from the coding sequence ATGGAATTAGATACAATTGCTGCGATATCAACCCCAATGGGAGAGGGAGCGATCGCAATTGTTCGAATGAGTGGTCCAGAATCCATAAAAATTGCAGACAAGCTCTTTAAAAGTATAGGGAATAAAAAGTTAAGTGAGGTAGCAAGTCATACGATACATTATGGTCATATTATTGATCCAACAACAGATGAGGTTGTGGAAGAAGTAATGGTATCGTTGATGAGGGGACCAAAAACTTTTACAAAAGAGGATGTAATTGAAATTAACTGCCACGGTGGAATTGCTTCCGTAAATCGATTATTGCAATTAACTACTTCTCATGGGGCAAGAATTGCAGAACCTGGCGAATTTACTAAAAGAGCTTTTTTAAATGGGCGCATTGATCTGTCGCAAGCAGAAGCGGTAATGGATTTAATCAGAGCGAAAACAGATCGCGCAATGAATGTAGCACTTGGGCAAATGGAAGGAAGACTCTCAAAATTAATTCGACATTTGCGCCAAGAAATCTTAGAAACATTAGCACAGGTAGAGGTTAATATTGATTATCCAGAATATGACGATGTGGAAGAGATGACACAAAAAGTAATGTTGGAGAAATCAATATATATCAAAAAGGAAATTGAAAAACTTCTCCAGACATCACAGCAAGGAAAGATTCTCCGAGAAGGACTGGCAACCGTTATTGTAGGGAGACCAAATGTAGGGAAATCTTCTTTATTAAATAGTTTAGTGCAAGAAAATAAAGCAATTGTAACAGACATCCCAGGTACTACAAGAGATGTTATTGAAGAATACGTGAATGTACGCGGAGTTCCTCTACGTTTGCTTGATACAGCAGGCATTCGAGAAACGGAAGATATTGTAGAGCGAATAGGGGTAGAAAAATCGCGAAAAGTGTTACGGGAAGCAGATTTAATTTTACTTGTTTTAAATTATGCGGATGAATTAACGGAAGAAGATAAGAATATTTTTAAAGCCACAGAAGGCATGGACTTTATTGTTATCGTCAATAAAACAGATTTATCGCAAAAAATTGATTTAGAAAAGGTAAAAGAGCTTGCAGGTAATCGCAAAATCATTACGACTTCTTTAGTAGAAGAAAACGGTGTAGATCAATTAGAAGAGGCCATATCTAGTCTATTTTTTGAAGGTTCCATTGAAGCAAGTGATATGACATATGTTTCTAATTCAAGACATATTTCCTTATTGAACCAAGCATTAAGCGCAATAAGTGATGCAATTGAAGGAGCCGATAATGGAACACCAATTGATATTGTGCAAATTGATTTGACCAGAACGTGGGAAATACTTGGCGAAATTATTGGTGACAGCATACACGAAAGCTTAATTAATCAGTTGTTCTCTCAGTTCTGTTTAGGAAAATAA